One stretch of Prunus persica cultivar Lovell chromosome G1, Prunus_persica_NCBIv2, whole genome shotgun sequence DNA includes these proteins:
- the LOC18793342 gene encoding putative clathrin assembly protein At2g25430 — MQRRFRQVCTALREHSSVRYAKIATVGGFCNVELIIVKATAPDDLPLPEKYIQELLKIFSISPSSLREFSLSFTRRFGKTRCWRVALKCLILLHRLLRAVPEDSQFRSELLWTRSNGLMSLSQCHFRDDSSSASEDYTAFIRSYARLLDEALHCFWLDKEEEEEEEEEEEEEEGQFESLPNKMTEVGRMLEVLPQLQSLIDLVMDCRPTGAAAKAFLVQLAMKHIIRDSFMCYTIFRREIVMVLDSLFQMPYRSCISAFGIYKKAAVQANKLCEFYEWCKAMGFCGAYEYPFIDQIPHIQIHALENLLNGMWQLTESSSTPTSSPTSSASVPSSFVEYSSSTSTEDDINKDHILVTTKWEKPLIQFDRGSNEEKPLIQLDRGYDEEKPLIQFEDDTDEESWESLLEASINMSPPAAQQNNMCFNNNGTYGSYGYCNYRNVVQHGDQKDAWQMQIYNANSLNPFYISHSSGQTTYLSPNLAE, encoded by the exons ATGCAGAGGCGATTTCGGCAAGTCTGCACTGCTCTAAGAGAGCACAGCTCTGTGAGATATGCCAAGATTGCCACTGTTGGAGGGTTCTGCAATGTTGAACTCATTATCGTAAAAGCTACAGCTCCTGACGACTTGCCATTGCCTGAAAAATACATTCAGGAGCTCTTGAAAATCTTCTCCATCTCTCCATCTTCATTGAGAGAATTTTCACTCAGCTTCACTCGCCGTTTTGGCAAGACTCGCTGCTGGCGGGTTGCACTCAAGTGTCTAATCCTCCTCCACCGTCTGCTTCGTGCTGTGCCTGAAGACAGCCAGTTCCGGTCTGAGCTCCTTTGGACACGATCCAATGGCCTGATGTCTCTCAGTCAGTGTCACTTCCGTGATGATTCATCCTCGGCGTCTGAAGATTACACAGCCTTTATTAGATCCTATGCTCGGCTCCTTGACGAAGCTCTTCATTGCTTTTGGTTGGATA aagaagaagaagaagaagaagaagaagaagaagaagaagaagaagggcaATTTGAGAGCTTACCAAACAAAATGACAGAAGTTGGTCGAATGCTTGAAGTGTTGCCACAGCTGCAAAGCCTCATTGACCTTGTCATGGACTGCCGTCCCACAGGAGCAGCAGCGAAAGCTTTCCTCGTCCAGTTGGCTATGAAGCATATCATTAGAGATAGCTTTATGTGCTACACAATCTTTCGGAGGGAAATTGTTATGGTTCTGGACAGCCTGTTTCAGATGCCATACAGGAGTTGCATATCAGCATTTGGTATTTACAAGAAGGCGGCTGTCCAAGCAAATAAACTCTGTGAGTTTTATGAGTGGTGTAAGGCAATGGGGTTCTGTGGAGCATATGAATATCCCTTCATAGATCAAATCCCACATATTCAAATTCATGCTCTCGAGAATTTGCTCAATGGCATGTGGCAGCTGACGGAGTCCTCTTCTACACCAACTTCTTCACCAACTTCATCAGCATCAGTGCCATCATCTTTCGTCGAGTACTCTAGTTCGACTTCAACAGAGGACGACATTAATAAGGATCATATCCTCGTTACGACGAAATGGGAGAAGCCCTTAATTCAGTTTGATAGAGGTTCTAACGAGGAGAAGCCATTAATTCAGCTTGATAGAGGTTATGACGAGGAGAAACCATTGATTCAGTTTGAAGATGACACCGACGAGGAGAGCTGGGAGAGCCTTCTAGAAGCTTCCATTAACATGTCACCTCCGGCTGCTCAACAGAATAATATGTGCTTCAACAATAATGGAACTTATGGATCATATGGATATTGTAATTACAGGAACGTGGTCCAACATGGAGATCAAAAGGATGCATGGCAGATGCAAATATACAACGCAAATTCTCTTAATCCTTTCTATATCAGCCACTCATCAGGCCAAACTACTTATTTATCCCCAAATCTAGCTGAATAA
- the LOC18791150 gene encoding receptor protein kinase TMK1, with amino-acid sequence MREPHLGFWGSFLVLLLLFPLYAPVQSQSGPDGVAMEALRKSIGPNSLGWSGSDYCKWSKVSCKNDNKVFKIQIGNQKLTGSLPTELQKLAYLQQLEVQSNELTGPFPSLSGLTSLQVLIAHNNNFSSFPPDFFVGLTNLYSIDIDYNPFSAWQIPGTITNATVLKHFSATSANITGKIPDFFTGTNFPSLIDLHMSFNYLEGELPASFSGSMIQSLWLNGQQGTNKLNGTIDVLQNMTNLHDVWLHGNSFTGPIPDFSKLSNLAALSLRDNKFTGVVPASLVNLNSLTAVNLTNNMLQGPMPKFGDGVKVDITGLNSFCNDKPGSDCDPRVNILLSIVKDMGYPTTFAENWKKNDPCDNWKGITCNGRNVTVINFPNLGLAGTISSNFSLLTSLRTLRLDSNHLTGTIPKELTQLPDLQEIDLRNNQLYGKIPAFKSNVIVKTEGNPDIGKDHISPNTPPGPNPTPGPPSDGAGKKSRTAVVVGAVIGSVGGLVVLGFVAFCLLKRKHKHSSGRVQSPNTLVIHPRHSGDQDAVKVTVASSRVNGGGNEYYNSPTSSGPNDIHVVEAGNMVISIQVLRNVTNNFSEDNILGKGGFGTVYKGELHDGTKIAVKRMESGVVAGKGLNEFKSEIAVLTKVRHRHLVGLLGYCLDGNERLLVYEYMPQGTLSQHLFNWKEDGLKPLEWTRRLTIALDVARGVEYLHGLANQTFIHRDLKPSNILLGDDMRAKVSDFGLVRLAPEGKASIETRLAGTFGYLAPEYAATGRMTLKVDVYSFGVILMELITGRKAIDESQPEESLHLVTWFRRMLINKDALRKAIDPTIDISEETLSSISTVAELAGHCTARESYQRPDMGHAVNVLSSLVEHWKPSEPEDYDDMYGIDLEMTLPQALKKWQAFEGNSNLDESSSSSSFFASGDNTQTSIPTRPSGFADSFTSADGR; translated from the exons ATGAGGGAACCCCATCTGGGTTTCTGGGGTTCTTTCCTTGTTCTGCTCCTTTTGTTCCCCCTGTACGCGCCAGTGCAGTCCCAGTCGGGTCCCGACGGAGTAGCTATGGAAGCTCTGCGCAAAAGCATCGGCCCAAACAGTCTGGGATGGTCCGGCTCCGATTACTGTAAATGGAGCAAAGTGAGTTGCAAAAACGACAACAAGGTCTTCAAGATCCAAATAGGGAACCAAAAACTCACCGGCTCACTTCCAACGGAACTCCAAAAGCTCGCATATTTGCAACAATTGGAAGTTCAGTCCAACGAACTCACCGGGCCCTTCCCAAGCCTTTCTGGGCTGACTTCGCTTCAGGTCCTTATCGCCCACAACAACAACTTCAGTTCCTTCCCCCCAGATTTCTTCGTCGGACTCACTAACCTCTACAGCATCGACATCGACTACAACCCCTTCTCGGCGTGGCAGATTCCGGGCACTATCACAAACGCCACGGTGCTGAAGCATTTCTCCGCCACTAGCGCCAACATCACTGGTAAAATCCCCGACTTTTTTACCGGCACCAATTTCCCAAGTTTGATTGATTTGCACATGTCTTTCAATTACCTTGAAGGCGAATTGCCCGCCAGTTTTTCCGGTTCTATGATTCAGTCTCTTTGGTTGAATGGTCAACAGGGTACCAATAAGCTTAATGGTACCATTGATGTGTTACAGAATATGACTAACTTGCATGATGTTTGGTTACATGGTAATTCCTTCACGGGTCCTATACCGGACTTTTCAAAATTGAGTAACTTAGCCGCTTTGAGTTTGAGGGATAACAAGTTCACGGGCGTTGTTCCCGCGTCTTTGGTGAATCTTAATTCCCTTACTGCCGTCAATTTGACCAACAATATGCTTCAAGGACCCATGCCCAAGTTTGGAGATGGTGTTAAGGTGGATATCACTGGGCTTAATAGCTTTTGCAATGATAAACCTGGTTCTGATTGTGATCCCCGTGTCAATATATTGCTTTCCATCGTCAAAGACATGGGTTACCCTACAACTTTTgcagaaaattggaaaaagaatgATCCTTGTGATAATTGGAAGGGGATTACCTGTAATGGACGAAACGTTACTGTTATCAATTTTCCGAACCTGGGGCTTGCAGGCAcgatttcttcaaatttttctcTGCTTACTTCGTTGCGAACATTGAGACTTGATAGTAATCATCTCACCGGTACCATACCAAAGGAGCTTACGCAACTGCCTGACCTTCAAGAAATAGATCTCAGGAATAATCAACTTTATGGTAAAATACCGGCTTTTAAAAGTAATGTGATTGTGAAAACAGAGGGGAACCCTGATATTGGTAAGGATCATATTTCGCCAAACACGCCTCCGGGTCCTAATCCTACACCTGGCCCACCGTCAGATGGTGCAGGTAAGAAATCTAGGACTGCGGTGGTTGTCGGGGCTGTCATTGGAAGTGTTGGTGGATTGGTTGTACTTGGGTTTGTTGCTTTCTGTCTGCTTAAGAGAAAACATAAGCATTCTTCTGGCAGAGTGCAAAGTCCAAACACATTGGTAATTCATCCTCGTCACTCTGGTGATCAAGATGCAGTGAAGGTCACAGTTGCTAGCTCTAGGGTTAATGGCGGTGGAAATGAGTACTATAATAGTCCCACAAGTAGTGGACCTAATGACATTCATGTGGTTGAGGCTGGAAATATGGTAATTTCCATCCAAGTTTTGCGGAATGTGACCAATAATTTCAGCGAAGATAATATATTGGGAAAAGGAGGGTTTGGAACTGTGTACAAAGGAGAATTGCATGATGGGACGAAGATTGCAGTGAAGAGGATGGAATCTGGTGTGGTGGCTGGGAAGGGTCTAAATGAGTTCAAGTCAGAGATTGCAGTTCTTACTAAGGTCCGACATCGCCACTTGGTTGGACTTCTTGGCTATTGTTTGGATGGAAACGAGAGGCTTCTTGTCTATGAATACATGCCTCAAGGAACTCTTAGTCAACATTTGTTTAACTGGAAAGAGGACGGGCTGAAGCCACTTGAATGGACAAGAAGGCTGACCATTGCCTTGGATGTTGCAAGAGGGGTTGAGTACCTACACGGTTTGGCCAACCAGACTTTCATTCATAGGGATCTTAAACCTTCAAACATTTTACTTGGAGATGATATGCGTGCTAAGGTGTCGGACTTTGGACTAGTTCGTCTTGCTCCAGAAGGGAAAGCCTCAATTGAGACGAGACTAGCTGGAACTTTTGGCTATTTGGCTCCAGAATATGCTG CAACTGGACGGATGACACTCAAGGTAGATGTGTATAGCTTCGGAGTGATCTTAATGGAGCTGATCACAGGTAgaaaagcaattgatgaaagcCAGCCTGAGGAGAGCTTGCACCTAGTCACATGGTTCCGTAGAATGCTGATTAACAAGGATGCACTCCGCAAGGCCATCGATCCAACAATTGATATTAGTGAGGAAACCCTTTCTAGTATTAGCACGGTTGCTGAGCTTGCTGGGCATTGCACCGCAAGGGAGTCCTACCAGAGGCCTGACATGGGTCATGCAGTCAATGTACTTTCGTCCCTTGTTGAGCATTGGAAACCATCTGAACCTGAAGATTATGATGATATGTATGGAATTGACCTCGAAATGACCCTGCCACAAGCACTAAAGAAGTGGCAGGCTTTTGAGGGTAATAGCAACCTTGAtgaatcttcttcatcttcatcgttCTTTGCCAGCGGCGATAATACCCAAACCAGCATACCTACTCGCCCATCTGGATTTGCAGATTCGTTTACATCAGCTGATGGGAGGTAA
- the LOC18788557 gene encoding G-type lectin S-receptor-like serine/threonine-protein kinase At1g34300 gives MSPFLLPLLIFITFIVSNPPPCSAQLSAFSITDSQWTPAQQNKTLLSPNLVFAAGFLPLPTSPNLFNFSVWYRNISIGDSVVWSANPKTPVGLTASLVVTAAGVLRLSNSSAGGNVNLWPGPHSQNPNTTKLVLRDDGNLIFGKWESFDFPTDTILPNQSMSGTNITLFSKNGKFSFVNASKLVFNQTDVYQPIDNAFRMLDSTGKLQQENGDSFITSDFGLNRSRRLTIDDDGNLRIYSFDQNPREWTVVWQAGYELCKVHGMCGPNAICVSDGSSSSDCVCPPGFKESVGGIKDSGCERKIELTNLANTKFLRLDYVNFTGGSNQTNWPATNFSVCESRCLAKNNCLGFMFKYDGKGYCVLQLDRLLYGYWSPDTETAMFLRVDNSEADPTKFTGMTELLETTCPVQISLPLPPQESNATTRNIVIICTLFAAELISGVLFFWAFIKKYIKYRDMARTLGLEFLPAGGPKRFSYAELKAATKDFSNLIGRGGFGDVYRGELSDQRVVAVKCLKHVTGGDAEFWAEVTIIARMHHLNLVRLWGFCAEKGQRILVYEYVPNGSLDKYLFQPGRVVSSEPEEETGVLVDNGQKPILDWGIRYRIALGVARAIAYLHEECLEWVLHCDIKPENILLGDDFCPKISDFGLAKLKKKEDMVTISRMQGTRGYMAPEWVKMDPITPKADVYSFGMVLLELVSGVRNNEIQGSRIESEDWYFPRWAFDKVFKEMNVEDILDRQIKHSYDSRLHFDTVNRMVKTAMWCLQDRPELRPSMGKVAKMLEGTVDITEPKKPTIFFLTDD, from the coding sequence ATGTCTCCCTTCCTCCTTCCTCTTCTTATCTTTATCACCTTCATCGTCTCAAACCCGCCACCATGCTCAGCCCAGCTCTCCGCCTTCTCTATCACAGACTCCCAATGGACTCCAGCTCAGCAGAACAAAACCCTCCTCTCCCCAAACTTGGTCTTCGCCGCCGGTTTTCTTCCCCTACCCACTTCCCCAAATCTCTTCAACTTCTCAGTCTGGTACCGCAACATCTCCATAGGAGACTCTGTCGTTTGGTCCGCCAACCCAAAGACTCCGGTTGGCCTCACGGCAAGCCTTGTCGTCACCGCCGCCGGCGTGCTCCGTCTCAGCAACTCCTCCGCTGGTGGAAATGTAAACTTGTGGCCAGGACCTCACTCACAGAATCCAAACACCACCAAACTCGTCCTCCGCGACGATGGTAATTTGATCTTTGGCAAGTGGGAGAGTTTTGATTTTCCAACCGATACCATATTGCCAAACCAGAGTATGTCAGGGACTAACATTACTCTCTTCTCCAAGAATGGCAAGTTCAGCTTCGTCAACGCAAGCAAATTAGTTTTCAATCAGACCGACGTTTATCAACCCATAGACAACGCTTTCCGGATGCTGGACTCCACCGGAAAACTGCAGCaggaaaatggagattcaTTCATTACGTCCGATTTCGGGCTGAACCGATCTCGAAGATTGACCATAGACGACGACGGGAATCTCAGAATTTACAGTTTCGATCAGAACCCTAGAGAATGGACCGTCGTTTGGCAAGCAGGGTACGAATTGTGCAAAGTTCACGGCATGTGCGGGCCTAATGCCATATGTGTCAGCGATGGTTCGAGTTCTTCGGACTGTGTATGCCCACCTGGGTTTAAAGAATCCGTCGGTGGAATCAAAGATAGTGGATGCGAAAGGAAAATTGAGCTCACGAATCTTGCCAACACCAAATTTCTACGGCTTGATTATGTCAATTTCACAGGTGGGTCGAACCAAACCAATTGGCCAGCCACTAATTTCAGTGTTTGTGAATCGAGGTGTTTGGCTAAAAACAATTGTCTCGGGTTCATGTTCAAATACGACGGCAAAGGCTACTGTGTGCTTCAACTCGATAGATTATTATACGGGTACTGGTCTCCGGACACCGAAACCGCTATGTTTCTTCGGGTGGACAACTCGGAAGCCGACCCGACCAAGTTCACCGGGATGACGGAGTTGCTAGAAACGACATGTCCCGTTCAGATAAGCCTCCCTCTACCGCCTCAAGAATCCAACGCAACGACAAGAAACATTGTGATCATCTGTACCCTTTTTGCAGCTGAGCTGATCTCCGGGGTGCTTTTCTTCTGGGCTTTCATAAAGAAATACATCAAGTACAGGGACATGGCCCGTACCCTGGGTCTCGAGTTCCTTCCCGCCGGCGGGCCCAAGCGGTTCTCGTACGCCGAGCTCAAAGCCGCCACGAAAGACTTCTCAAATCTCATAGGCAGAGGAGGCTTCGGCGATGTTTACAGAGGAGAGCTGAGCGACCAGCGCGTTGTGGCCGTCAAGTGTTTGAAGCATGTCACCGGCGGCGACGCTGAGTTTTGGGCTGAGGTGACCATTATTGCTCGGATGCACCACCTCAACTTGGTACGCCTATGGGGCTTTTGCGCTGAGAAAGGTCAACGGATCCTAGTCTACGAGTACGTCCCTAACGGGTCCCTCGACAAGTACCTTTTCCAACCGGGTCGGGTTGTGTCTTCGGAGCCTGAGGAAGAAACGGGTGTTTTGGTGGATAACGGTCAGAAACCGATACTGGATTGGGGGATCCGGTACAGGATTGCATTGGGCGTGGCGAGAGCCATTGCTTATCTTCACGAGGAGTGTTTGGAGTGGGTTTTGCATTGTGATATCAAGCCGGAGAATATACTTTTGGGTGACGATTTTTGCCCCAAGATATCGGATTTCGGGTTGGcgaagctgaagaagaaagaggacATGGTGACCATATCTCGGATGCAGGGGACCCGCGGGTACATGGCGCCCGAATGGGTGAAGATGGACCCGATCACACCCAAGGCAGACGTGTACAGCTTCGGGATGGTTTTGTTGGAACTTGTGAGTGGGGTCAGAAACAACGAGATCCAGGGGTCAAGGATCGAGAGCGAGGACTGGTATTTTCCGAGATGGGCTTTTGATAAGGTGTTTAAGGAGATGAACGTGGAGGACATTTTAGACCGTCAGATCAAGCATTCTTATGATAGCCGGCTGCATTTTGATACGGTGAATCGCATGGTGAAAACGGCCATGTGGTGCCTGCAGGATCGACCGGAGTTGAGGCCGTCGATGGGGAAGGTGGCTAAGATGTTGGAGGGGACGGTGGATATCACTGAACCAAAAAAGCCCACAATATTTTTCCTCACCGACGACTAG
- the LOC18793529 gene encoding U-box domain-containing protein 21 produces the protein MTLSWRRLRPGRRASKELQLGEPADVEMELTIPNHFRCPISLDLMKDPVTLSTGITYDRQSIETWIEAGNLTCPITNQALTCLEPIPNHTILKMIQDWCVQKKSFGIERIPTPRIPITSLQVSEILSRITTAAASHGQKTDDCRDLVRKIKALTKESERNKRCVVASGTGSVLAAAFAALSSSQRQNVAVLEEILSALTLVFPLDGEACSYLGSAASLHCMVWFLESGDLSHRRNAALVLKESLSSDHQKIDALLEIEGALEALVKLIKEPVCPTSTKASLVVMYNMVTNNFTSSLSKDKIKERLVEMGLVSLLSEILVDAERSICEKALGVLDALCGSKGGREKAYHHALTMPVVVKKILRVSDLATEFSVSILWKLCKNEGREDGGVLVEVLQVGAFQKLLLLLQLGCAERTKDKATELLKMLNIHRERLECIDSTDFKALKRSF, from the coding sequence ATGACTTTGTCATGGAGAAGGCTGCGGCCCGGCCGCCGTGCCTCCAAGGAGCTGCAGCTAGGCGAGCCCGCCGACGTGGAGATGGAGCTGACCATACCAAACCATTTCCGCTGCCCCATCTCACTAGACCTCATGAAAGATCCGGTCACCTTGTCCACTGGAATTACGTACGACCGCCAGAGCATAGAGACGTGGATCGAAGCCGGAAACCTGACGTGCCCAATTACCAACCAAGCCCTCACATGTCTCGAGCCCATTCCCAACCACACCATCCTCAAGATGATTCAAGATTGGTGCGTTCAGAAAAAGTCTTTCGGCATTGAACGCATTCCCACCCCTCGCATCCCAATCACTTCTCTTCAGGTCTCCGAGATTCTCTCCAGAATTACTACAGCAGCAGCCAGCCATGGTCAAAAGACGGATGATTGCAGAGATTTGGTGCGGAAGATCAAGGCCTTGACAAAAGAAAGCGAGCGCAACAAGCGGTGCGTTGTTGCTAGTGGCACGGGGAGCGTTTTAGCCGCTGCTTTTGCTGCACTTTCATCCTCTCAGCGTCAAAACGTTGCCGTCTTGGAGGAAATCTTGTCggctttaactttagttttcccACTGGATGGGGAGGCCTGCTCTTATCTTGGCTCGGCTGCTTCATTGCATTGCATGGTGTGGTTTTTGGAAAGTGGAGATTTGTCCCACAGAAGAAACGCAGCTTTGGTGCTCAAAGAGTCTCTTTCTTCCGATCATCAAAAGATTGATGCTTTGCTGGAGATCGAAGGAGCGTTAGAGGCACTGGTAAAGTTGATCAAAGAACCCGTTTGTCCTACTTCAACAAAAGCCTCCTTGGTCGTCATGTACAACATGGTCACCAATAATTTCACGTCGTCTCTTTCGAAAGATAAAATCAAAGAGAGACTTGTGGAGATGGGATTGGTCTCGTTGCTCTCGGAAATCCTTGTGGATGCCGAACGAAGCATTTGCGAGAAGGCGTTGGGGGTTCTTGATGCACTTTGCGGAAGCAAGGGAGGGAGGGAAAAGGCCTACCATCATGCTTTGACTATGCCCGTTGTGGTGAAGAAGATACTTCGGGTTTCAGATTTGGCGACTGAGTTTTCGGTATCCATTCTTTGGAAGCTGTGCAAGAATGAGGGGAGGGAAGATGGAGGGGTGCTTGTGGAGGTCCTTCAAGTGGGTGCCTTTCAGAAGCTGTTGTTGCTCTTGCAATTAGGGTGTGCGGAGAGGACCAAAGACAAGGCCACCGAGTTGTTGAAGATGTTGAATATTCACAGGGAGAGGTTGGAGTGCATTGATTCTACGGATTTTAAGGCGCTCAAGAGGTCTTTTTGA